The nucleotide window ATTGCGTCCTAAGCTTACCGCCTGGGTGACTTGGAGGAATATCTTCCAAAGGAAGGACTAGTTTGTGAACTTTGACCATCTCAGCGGTAAAGTAGAAATTGATCTTtctgaagttaaagaggctctgtcaccagattttgcaacccctatctgctattgcagcagatcggcgctgcaatgtagattacagtaacgtttttattttaaaaaaacgagcatttttgccaagttatgaccattttcgtatttatgcaaatgaggcttgcaaaagtacaactgggcatgttgaaaagtaaaagtccaactgggcgtgtattatgtgcgtacatcggggcgtgtttactacttttactagctgggcgttgtgtatagaagtatcatccacttctcttcacaacgcccaggttctggcagtgcagacacagccgtgttctccagagatcacgctgtgtcgtcactcacaggtcctgcatcgtgtcagacgagcgaagacacatcggcaccacttctcatcagaacgcccagctagtaatagtagtaaacacgccccgatgtacgcacataatacacgcccagttgtacttttactgtaaacacacccagttgtacttttgcaagcctcatttgcataaatacgaaaatggtcataacttggccaaaaatgctcgttttttaaaaataaaaacgttactgtaatctacattgcagcgcctatctgctgcaatagcagataggggttgcaaaatctggtgacagagcctctttaaagtcccaATGCTCAAGTATATGGCACATTTTGTAAAACATATAGAACCTTTTTAAGTAGCAGATGTTGAACGTGGCACTTCTCTTTTCTAGTAACACATGAAAATGCATTGTTTTTCTTATTGTGTCACTAGATGGCATCGCATTAACATAATATGCTCCCATCTGGTGGAACATAATTGATACATTGCCATGTAGTAAGCATCATATGTTACTCTGGTATTTGCTGAATATGTATTTGCACATaacctattgttttttgtatCATTGTCAATTATTTCTGGATCTAACTTATACACACAGGCCTAATGGCCTGAATGACGAAACATTTCTGTTATTAATGCTTTTGTGAACATAATGAAGCATTGGAAACGCAGGAGAGCTGTGCCCTGGTTTTTCTACACTACATGTTAGGCCGTGTTCAAACATCGAGCAAATATATTACGCTATTGAATAAGCCTagaaatctgcatgtgttacatgcagattttgtttggACCTCATGAGAGGCTGATTTTTAGTGAATTAATAGAATACCTACTCACTCCGTGATATGTGTCTGTGAGCTGCacattaagggctcatgcacttgGCAATGACCCTGTAAGGCAGCAGACGGAGTCACTGACCTGTGGGCGCTCTGTTTGCTGCCATATGTTGCCTCTTTTAGACACTGTATACTTCCCTAGAAGCAGTGCTGAATTCTTCCGTAATACAACATGTGATGGAACATGGATGTACAGTATGGACCAATAGCAGGCTATAGGCACCATATTATGGATCTGTACAACATGGATGAATAATataccatgtgcatgaggctatATAATTGTGCCTAAGATTAATTTCTACTTTTGTTTTAGGCCCACATCTGTTGACAATGACACAGTAGAACATTTATTTTAGTACACAGTAtaatttatttgaaataaaaaaattccaatCAAAATAattaatcatttttatatattttgatttctaaaaatgttttttttttttataatttggaaGATTCACCATAGCAGCTATTGGTAGATGACATTTGTTCCCATCCTTGCAACTTTTAGAATTCTTGTGAATGTCAAAAGTAGAAATAAATGTAAACATTTCTGGAACTAAATAAATCAGCGTGGGATCAAGCACAACTGATAATAATGAGGAACATTTCCAAATCCACTCATTAAAGGTGTTAAGTCTAATTCTTCAATGTCTACAGGCGACCGGAGGCTAAAGTTCTGTAAGATGGTGGTGAAGAACAGGAAGAGCTCCATTCTTGCAAGGCCTTCCCCAAGACAGATCCGTTTTCCTGAAGGGTAAAGAAATTTTTGAGTAAATCAACAACTGGTGGTCTGTACTCCCAAATATTAGGAGTCTCTGTATCCCATTTCTAAAGGTGCTTAATGTGGAATAGTCAATTATCAGTGGACTGCATCTTTATGGCGTAACTACCATGGTCCAGGCATTGCACCTGCTATGGGGTTCAGAAGATACGTAGGCCCATCTACATTCAGAAATTAAGTGCAGTTAACTTTGGATGATAAAAGGGGAGAGTGCAAAGGGGCAAATGGAAAATAAATGTAGAAGAAAAACAGATCTAGAGTGGAGACCAAAATAAGCCGTGGACGTCCTAAACTCATCTTGCTGCTAATGGTGGTTTTggtgaaatgttgtttttttccaaGTTTGCAAATAGTGCCCCCTGGTTACTTTTTTGCTCCATGGGAACAAAAGTTTTTTCATAGTTACATACTTatataggttgaaaaaaaaaacacgggtccatcaagtttaaattacacgtctttcattgctagattagtaATAACCCTCAAtgacatttgtcagtaaataatcatctagtcctttttttaaatgctgatatattatctgccatcactacgtcTTGGGgtcgggcattccatagtttgactactttaactgtaaagaaccctttcctatattgatgtctgaaacttcTTTCTTCCACACACAATGGGTGTCTccttgtcctttgtagagtccttggcaaGAACAGATTatatgctagttctttgtattgaccacacatatacttatacatgttaataagatcacctctaaggtttCTCTAGTCTTTCATTGTAAGCAACACCTCCCattccatttaataatctagacgCCGGCCTTTGaatcctctccagttctcctatatcctttttgcaATGTGgaacccaaaactgaattccatattcaagatgtggcattacaagggatttatagaggggtaatattacatttgaattacgtgtttttatctctctttttaagcaccccaaaatcctatttgcttttgcagctgctgcttgacattgagtgctgctgcttagcttatttgtaaccagaatacccaggtcctactcttgttccgttatccccagatttatttcatttaatgtatacaaattaacactattactgtgtcctaggtgcattactttacatttatcgacattaaatttcatctgccatgtttttgcccattttGCTAGCTTTTTTGGGGAAAGTTATACTTTTTAGACACATTTTCAGGCTACAGGTGTTGACAGATCTACTCATTTTCAAGTGAACTTATATAACATTATTTCCACATTCTTTACTAAATATGGATTACGTGCACTGAAGTGGAACAATAAGAGTTAATATTGGATTGGATGTTGGTTACAGGATCCGATAACACGAGCTGTATTTCACCATCACAAAGAACTTTCAATCTCATGAAATTAAATATATGGATTTCAAAGGAGGAATTAAGAAATCAACtccaaaattatataaaaataaatttctgaagAAGAACCCAATGCCCAAATACTAAAGGGGCTGTCaactttggacaatccttttttgTTAGAACGGCCTCCCGAAAATAGGTTGATCGATAGGAAAATAGGACCTCCAGCAATCAATTGTAATTTGCAGGGGGacctccacaggggaaataaagcattatatGGTACCCATGACTTGTCAAGGTAATGAACGGATGTGCTAGGTCCTCCAGTGCCTTACAGATGCTCTCCACTCCAGCtattgatggacactatgaattagGTTCATCCCTCAGAATGCCAGATTCTTAGAGATAATGTCCTAGTagtgtatttgaaaatgggttttctaaaccagacaacctaaAAATAGCCCAGGGAACTTCTGTTATTTCTTCCTTTTTTGTTAGGGTGGCGTCTCTAGGTGACCAACGTATTGTGTACAAATCCACTCTAAATTAATAGCAATACCGAGAAATAACCTTATGCCCATTGCCAATCCTCACGTCTCTTATTTTTACTTACTATTAAACCTCTATTAGTGGGGCTAACACTTTAGTTTCAAGCACTCACCTGAAGAGAATGGCATGAATCCATCATTACGACTGAACTTGCCTTGATCATCTAAGAAATGTCCTGGATTGAACTCATGCGGATACTTAAACTGTTTTGGATCTTGTAAAACAGAACTGAGTATTGGGTAGATGGTTGTACCCTAGGAATAACAATCCAGTGAACAATTTAGTAACCATTAGAATAATTTTTTCATATCCATTATCagatttttatataatatagttATTACTTATCTATATCAGCTAGCTTTTACCACTGATCACAGAGGACAGTAGAGTTTTACCTGTGGAATATAAAAATCTCGAAACTTTAGGTCACGGGTTACTTTGTGTGGAATTCCCATTGGTATGAGGTCAATAAATCTTTGAATTTCATGGATTACGGCATCCATATAGGGCATACGGGAGCGATCTTCTATACACGGAGCTCTGTCCCCTCCAATGACTTTGTCAATCTCTTGATGGATGCGTTCTGTAAAGATGGAAAACAAAAAGGCATAGAAATTCATGCCCAGGTAACTTGTCCAATGGAAATCATTTCAAAGATTTAGTGGAAATATTAAAAATACTTCTTGGCATATAGTTGTTAGCAGGTAACATTCAATGTGGGACATGCAAATACATTTTACATGTATTCATTGGTGCATTGATATTTAGGAATATCATAATAATTCAATTATTTTTGATTATTACTTAGGGGATCATTGGAAACTGCAGGGCCCGTGGATAGTGAGACTCTTATGGGTCTGCAGAGGGTTATTCAAACCCATGGTGTCACTAAGGGATTTATTGTGGGGCTGAACTAGAGACCCCAGTACAGCAACATTCCCCTTTTTTGCACACATTaagtacaaatgttgtgttccgaTTAATCTTTTGTACAACCCTGTGTCACAGTCACATGGAATCAAATTTTAAGACCCAGTGCCAGTATATTGGACATATGTGCAACAACAATGTGACTTTGGATATCGTCATTATGCAGTTCAGATAAACAGGAATAGCATGCAAGGACTGTAACTGTTGACTCTACCAACCTTCAACATCTGGATGCTTGAGGAGAATCATCAATCCATAACGCAGTGTTGTACTAACAGTTTCTGTCCCAGCTCCAAATAAATCAAATGTGGTATTGACAATGCCTTCCATGTGAAACTCAGTCTCAGGTATGTCTTTTTCCTATGGAAACAGCGTTAAATGGTAGATGCAAGAACTAACTATTTAATTTTTGAGGACAATTACTTGTTAGTAGGACATAGTGTCAATTTTCCTTTTTCACTAGCTCTATAGATAATCTATATTACAGATCAGCTGATTTAAATAGGTCGTCCGGGCACAAGACGGTTTTTAATACTGATGATCTTTCTACAGGAAAGGTCaaaagtatatgatcggtgggggtccaacagccGGACTCTGCAGtgttcagctgttccggctgcctctagGCACCAGTTGTTATGCAGTGACTGATGTCGGAAGAAGATGAATCTGTACACTGCATAGAGGCCTTGCTACAGAACTGAAACTCTTCACTTGAATAGGAaaagagctgcaatactgcagcagggtcgctatactgtgaccgaagCCATCTGCTACCGGAACGGACACCCGGTGCtcagaggcagctggagcagctgatcagtgtggtgtccgggtgttggacccccacgatcctatactgataacctatcctgtggataggttatcagtatgaaaaacgatcccgtgcccagacaactcctttaggcAGGGTCATAGCTAGGGGAAGGGGGCTGGCACTGACATGTGCTGAAAGTGTAGGGTGCCAGGGGGGGCACCAATAATTTACTATTTATTGGTTAGGTTATTTAGGACTAGGACAcagaactgaatctttgcccctagGTGAAGGAAGGCCCAGCTATGAATCCTTTAAAAAGGGGTCTTTCTTAGTGACTGTCTCCCTTCAATACTACAGTATTCCATTTTATTGGGTCTGACTTTGAAGCAAATTCCTTAATATGCATAAATATATTCTTGTCCAATATTaaatgaaaaaacacaaaaaaactcaaaattcacTACACAATTGGGGAGAGTTATTATCACTAATGCACCATACGAATGATGTGCCCGTCTCTCCCCCAGGGTAGTGTGCGCCTGTTGAGGAATCTGTTGTAGGGGGAAAATAATGCCAGGACGGACATGGAGTTgttttctgacacttttctagtTAGAAAAGTGTAGGAAATTCTTAGTAAATGAGTTGCACTTCACGTATCTCTAATAAAATAGTGGCACAGGGacctcattttttttaaaatgtatttatggCAGAAAACTGatgtaaatacattgataaatctgcctcaTTGTGAATGTTTCCTAAGTCATGTCAAATATATGGAACCAACTTACCTGTTCCATCTTGATGAGGAAGCAGTCAATGAAACTTCGAGGATCGCTAGGATCCAAAGTCTCTTTATGCATTTTCACACGTTTTGTAATAAATTCCTGCATACTATCAATAGCATTGAACATTTTTTGGTGAGGCCCTGGGATCCTTCCCATAACTTTAGGATAGACATTGTACATCTGAAAAAAAGCGATGTATTAAAGTCAAAGCATGTGGATGTTTAACGCTTGGCATTGATGTATTTCTGGACTAAAATGTCTTACCTGTCCCCAAACAGAGCTAAATCCTTTAAAGGTTTCATTTAGGAGACCCAGAAGTTTCAGAAAATCTTTGTCCTCATACTCGAATCGATCTCCAAATACCACTGAACAGATGACATTTGAAACAGCTTTGGAAAAATAGAATGTTGGATCCAATGGCTGGTCTATCATGAGAGAGGAGGCAACTGTATCAATCTATAGAGTTTGTAGGTTGACAT belongs to Rhinoderma darwinii isolate aRhiDar2 chromosome 8, aRhiDar2.hap1, whole genome shotgun sequence and includes:
- the LOC142659720 gene encoding cytochrome P450 2G1-like isoform X7, yielding MTLRNFGMGKRSIEQRIQEEAQFLTEEFRKSNDQPLDPTFYFSKAVSNVICSVVFGDRFEYEDKDFLKLLGLLNETFKGFSSVWGQMYNVYPKVMGRIPGPHQKMFNAIDSMQEFITKRVKMHKETLDPSDPRSFIDCFLIKMEQEKDIPETEFHMEGIVNTTFDLFGAGTETVSTTLRYGLMILLKHPDVEERIHQEIDKVIGGDRAPCIEDRSRMPYMDAVIHEIQRFIDLIPMGIPHKVTRDLKFRDFYIPQGTTIYPILSSVLQDPKQFKYPHEFNPGHFLDDQGKFSRNDGFMPFSSGKRICLGEGLARMELFLFFTTILQNFSLRSPVDIEELDLTPLMSGFGNVPHYYQLCLIPR
- the LOC142659720 gene encoding cytochrome P450 2G1-like isoform X4; translated protein: MEIIGATTLLLIACIFFILLSITQARKQKKKGKLPPGPAPLPILGNILQLNGKEVVKSLNKLSEKYGPVYTIHMGMDPVVVLCSCDAVKEALIDNAEDFGARGHMPLLDRINSGGHGVVGSNGERWKQLRRFSLMTLRNFGMGKRSIEQRIQEEAQFLTEEFRKSNDQPLDPTFYFSKAVSNVICSVVFGDRFEYEDKDFLKLLGLLNETFKGFSSVWGQEKDIPETEFHMEGIVNTTFDLFGAGTETVSTTLRYGLMILLKHPDVEERIHQEIDKVIGGDRAPCIEDRSRMPYMDAVIHEIQRFIDLIPMGIPHKVTRDLKFRDFYIPQGTTIYPILSSVLQDPKQFKYPHEFNPGHFLDDQGKFSRNDGFMPFSSGKRICLGEGLARMELFLFFTTILQNFSLRSPVDIEELDLTPLMSGFGNVPHYYQLCLIPR
- the LOC142659720 gene encoding cytochrome P450 2G1-like isoform X6; translated protein: MGMDPVVVLCSCDAVKEALIDNAEDFGARGHMPLLDRINSGGHGVVGSNGERWKQLRRFSLMTLRNFGMGKRSIEQRIQEEAQFLTEEFRKSNDQPLDPTFYFSKAVSNVICSVVFGDRFEYEDKDFLKLLGLLNETFKGFSSVWGQMYNVYPKVMGRIPGPHQKMFNAIDSMQEFITKRVKMHKETLDPSDPRSFIDCFLIKMEQEKDIPETEFHMEGIVNTTFDLFGAGTETVSTTLRYGLMILLKHPDVEERIHQEIDKVIGGDRAPCIEDRSRMPYMDAVIHEIQRFIDLIPMGIPHKVTRDLKFRDFYIPQGTTIYPILSSVLQDPKQFKYPHEFNPGHFLDDQGKFSRNDGFMPFSSGKRICLGEGLARMELFLFFTTILQNFSLRSPVDIEELDLTPLMSGFGNVPHYYQLCLIPR
- the LOC142659720 gene encoding cytochrome P450 2G1-like isoform X1, whose protein sequence is MEIIGATTLLLIACIFFILLSITQARKQKKKGKLPPGPAPLPILGNILQLNGKEVVKSLNKLSEKYGPVYTIHMGMDPVVVLCSCDAVKEALIDNAEDFGARGHMPLLDRINSGGHVIYIFFPGVVGSNGERWKQLRRFSLMTLRNFGMGKRSIEQRIQEEAQFLTEEFRKSNDQPLDPTFYFSKAVSNVICSVVFGDRFEYEDKDFLKLLGLLNETFKGFSSVWGQMYNVYPKVMGRIPGPHQKMFNAIDSMQEFITKRVKMHKETLDPSDPRSFIDCFLIKMEQEKDIPETEFHMEGIVNTTFDLFGAGTETVSTTLRYGLMILLKHPDVEERIHQEIDKVIGGDRAPCIEDRSRMPYMDAVIHEIQRFIDLIPMGIPHKVTRDLKFRDFYIPQGTTIYPILSSVLQDPKQFKYPHEFNPGHFLDDQGKFSRNDGFMPFSSGKRICLGEGLARMELFLFFTTILQNFSLRSPVDIEELDLTPLMSGFGNVPHYYQLCLIPR
- the LOC142659720 gene encoding cytochrome P450 2G1-like isoform X2 — its product is MEIIGATTLLLIACIFFILLSITQARKQKKKGKLPPGPAPLPILGNILQLNGKEVVKSLNKLSEKYGPVYTIHMGMDPVVVLCSCDAVKEALIDNAEDFGARGHMAFLPVIYIFFPGVVGSNGERWKQLRRFSLMTLRNFGMGKRSIEQRIQEEAQFLTEEFRKSNDQPLDPTFYFSKAVSNVICSVVFGDRFEYEDKDFLKLLGLLNETFKGFSSVWGQMYNVYPKVMGRIPGPHQKMFNAIDSMQEFITKRVKMHKETLDPSDPRSFIDCFLIKMEQEKDIPETEFHMEGIVNTTFDLFGAGTETVSTTLRYGLMILLKHPDVEERIHQEIDKVIGGDRAPCIEDRSRMPYMDAVIHEIQRFIDLIPMGIPHKVTRDLKFRDFYIPQGTTIYPILSSVLQDPKQFKYPHEFNPGHFLDDQGKFSRNDGFMPFSSGKRICLGEGLARMELFLFFTTILQNFSLRSPVDIEELDLTPLMSGFGNVPHYYQLCLIPR
- the LOC142659720 gene encoding cytochrome P450 2G1-like isoform X3 — encoded protein: MEIIGATTLLLIACIFFILLSITQARKQKKKGKLPPGPAPLPILGNILQLNGKEVVKSLNKLSEKYGPVYTIHMGMDPVVVLCSCDAVKEALIDNAEDFGARGHTTAGYFINAYGVVGSNGERWKQLRRFSLMTLRNFGMGKRSIEQRIQEEAQFLTEEFRKSNDQPLDPTFYFSKAVSNVICSVVFGDRFEYEDKDFLKLLGLLNETFKGFSSVWGQMYNVYPKVMGRIPGPHQKMFNAIDSMQEFITKRVKMHKETLDPSDPRSFIDCFLIKMEQEKDIPETEFHMEGIVNTTFDLFGAGTETVSTTLRYGLMILLKHPDVEERIHQEIDKVIGGDRAPCIEDRSRMPYMDAVIHEIQRFIDLIPMGIPHKVTRDLKFRDFYIPQGTTIYPILSSVLQDPKQFKYPHEFNPGHFLDDQGKFSRNDGFMPFSSGKRICLGEGLARMELFLFFTTILQNFSLRSPVDIEELDLTPLMSGFGNVPHYYQLCLIPR
- the LOC142659720 gene encoding cytochrome P450 2G1-like isoform X5, with product MEIIGATTLLLIACIFFILLSITQARKQKKKGKLPPGPAPLPILGNILQLNGKEVVKSLNKLSEKYGPVYTIHMGMDPVVVLCSCDAVKEALIDNAEDFGARGHMPLLDRINSGGHGVVGSNGERWKQLRRFSLMTLRNFGMGKRSIEQRIQEEAQFLTEEFRKSNDQPLDPTFYFSKAVSNVICSVVFGDRFEYEDKDFLKLLGLLNETFKGFSSVWGQMYNVYPKVMGRIPGPHQKMFNAIDSMQEFITKRVKMHKETLDPSDPRSFIDCFLIKMEQEKDIPETEFHMEGIVNTTFDLFGAGTETVSTTLRYGLMILLKHPDVEERIHQEIDKVIGGDRAPCIEDRSRMPYMDAVIHEIQRFIDLIPMGIPHKVTRDLKFRDFYIPQGTTIYPILSSVLQDPKQFKYPHEFNPGHFLDDQGKFSRNDGFMPFSSGKRICLGEGLARMELFLFFTTILQNFSLRSPVDIEELDLTPLMSGFGNVPHYYQLCLIPR